From the genome of Terriglobia bacterium:
CGTAACTGTCGATAAATCGCCTAATGAGATGGTCCGCCGCTGATCCCCCCGAATTGTTATCACAAGTAACCCGCTGCGAGGCCGGCCACTGAACGCCCTTACCGGTCTGCGCGGTCAGGGAAATGGAGGTCGAGCTCTGCTTCCCGAGGCGCCTCCGCGACGAGCAGAAGTTTCCCACCATCGAAGCCCTCCGCTAGCAGATCGCGCACGACGTGAAGCACGCGCGGCGCTATTTTCATTTGGCGGCGAAGGGGTAGGCGCTAGCCGTGGGAAAAGCTGTGGAAAGAGTGCGGATCGCCTGGCGGCCCCGGCAACGATTCTTAAGGAATCGCTCAAGGGCAGCACACCGCTTCGGATTGTGGGCGGTTGACGCTAGTCGGAAGCAATCTACTGGACAGCATAATAGTAGCGCTTGTGATAGCAGCTTCCCATGACCGTTTCCGGTCACAACCCAATCTGCGTGCAGCATCGGGCGGTCTCAACTGAACGGGCTTGGCGAACACCACTGGGCCCGGTTTGCTCGTTCCTGGACGTGTTCTAATGTGCGCTCCGGGTTTCAGCCCTGGATGAAGAAAGGAAGCGATATGAAACGAACGTTAGCCGCACTGCTCGGTTTGGCATTGTTGTCGTTGGTGGCAACAGTTTATGCCCAGGAAGCCGTCAAGGACACCGCCAAGGATGCGAAAGAAGCCACGACGAAGGCCACGAAAAAGACGGCGCACGCCACCAAGAAAGCGGCTGTAAAGACTGCGGACACCACAAAGGATGCTGCCACGGACACCGCGCATGGTACCAAGAAGGTTGTCCACAAGGCGTCGCACGCCACCGACAAAGCGGCGGACAAGACTGCCGCTGCTGGAAAGGATGTGGGGAAGGGTACGGAAGAGGCAGCCAAGAAAACTGGCCACGGGGTCAAGAAGGGGGCCAAGGCGGTCGGCCACGAGGTCGAAAAGGGCGCGAAGAAGGCCGAGTAAGACCGTCGCTGGTGTGTCAGTTGCCAGTTTTCGCGGGCCAAGAGGGCCCGCGATTTCTTGATGAGAACAGCTTTTTACCCGCGCAAGCAGGTGACGACGTGCAGGAGGAACGCAACTACGGGCGCGCGGGGGCGGACGATTGCTGCTTCAATTCCTCGGGCCAGCCGATGACGACGCGGATTTCGGTGGGGTTGGGGCGCTCGGGTGCAGTCATAAGGAAGTGCTGGCCGTCGGGGGCGACGTCGTAGCCCGGCACGGCGCCCCCGCGGTCGTAGTTCGCGTCGAAGAGCTCAATCGGCTTGGCGGCGGAGAAGGGGGCCGCTTGCACGGTGACTGACATCATCTTTGTCCCATTGCGATAGAAGATCTCATTTCCTTTGCGCGACCAGCGCGGCTGCTCGCCGCCATTGGTGGAAATCTGCCAGCGCGCGCCCGAGCCGCTGGCCTGTTCCACGTACACCTCGGAACGGCCACTCTCGTCGGAGGAATACGCCAGGTATTTCCCGTCAGGCGAAAACGAACCTTGCCGCTCCGTGGCCGAGGTCTTGCGAAACGGCTGCAAGTCGCGGCCATCGAGGCTCAGCAGCCAGAGATCGGTGTTGGTAGTGGGGTCGTTGAGCATCAGACTGGCCCGGTCGCCCCATATTGACGTGATGTGCGCGTTGGACGGCATTTCCCGGACGAAGACCGGCGCCGCACTGCCATCGGCCGGCATGCGGTAAATACCCGGCTTGGCACCCTGGCCGCTGGCATCGAAGTACAGGGTCTTGCCGTCGGAACCCCAAATGGGGGCCGCGTTCCGCAGGTGGTTGCCGCTCATGCGCATCATGACACCGCGGCCAACGTCGTACACCGCAAGCGCCTGCTCGGTGATATTGCGCACACAGACCACGAAGTGCTTGCCGTCGGGCGAGACGCTTGGATCGATATAGTCTTCCGCGGGGGCGTCGATTTTGGTCGCGGCGCCTTTGCGGTCGACCCACACCAGGTTGCGCGTCGCAGTTATCCCGGCGCCGGGAGCATAGACTAACGTTCCCGTCGCCGAAACGGCGTAATGAGCGAAAAAGTTGCGTCCGGCCACGTCCTGGGCGATGACGACGGCAGGTCCGGTTAATTGCGCGGTTTTGGCGTCGAACGGCGCCGCCCACAGCGAACCCGAGCTGTAGTACATGAGGTAGCCAGGCGTATAGGTCGCATGCAGCGCATTAGGAATCAGCAAGCGGCTCTCTCCCGTGGCCGCCCGGAGCGCGACAATGCTGAAAGTGGTCATCTTGTCGTCGGTAAACAGCACCCACTTGCCGCCCGGCAGCATGATAGGGGAACCGGGATCGATGCGATTCGAGGGCACTCGTACCGGTTTCGGAATTCCACCCTGGGCCGGCACCGTCACCAGTGGGGGGTTGAGTGTGGCCAGCAGCAGAGTGCCGTCCGGCAACCACGCGCCTCCGAAGAAGGAAGTCAGATCGACAACGTTTGCCGGACTGGTGGTGCCGTTTGCCGCCGCCTTTCTCAAATGACCGTAGGCGAAAAACGCAATCCATTGACCATCGTCGGAGAAGAACGGGAAGCTTGCGCCCTCGGAATCGGGAATAGAGATGGACTCGAACTGGTCGAGCGGCCGGACGTACAACTGCGACTTTCCGCTCTCGGCGGCGACGTAAGCTACCTTCGTCCCGTCCGCGGTGATCGCAAGCGACCCGGTATCGACGGGCAAACCTTGCCTGGCGGGAATGGGAAGAACAAAACGCGTGACGCGTGTGGCCGGTGCACGGCGGAGAAGCATTGCTGCGGCAAGAACAATCAACACCGCTGCCGCAACCATCCAGCCAGCCAGAGGTGCAAGGCGCTTGCGGCGGCGCACGACTCCGGGGTACTCCAGCGCGGCGGAGCTGTGGCCGGCAATCCACTTCAGTTGCAGGCTGACGTCGTGCGCGGTTTGAAAACGGTCCGCGGGATCCTTCGCCAGGCAGGCGCGAATCACGTAGTCGAGCGCCGCGGGAGAGGCTGCATTAAGCGCGGTGACCGGCTCCGGTTGCCGCTCCAGGATGGCTGATATCAGCGAGAGCTGCGTCTTGCCGGTAAACGCAGGCTTGCCGGTCGCAGCTTCGTACAACAGCGCGCCCAGGGAAAAGATATCGGAGCGGGCGTCGGCTTCCTTGCCTTGCACCTGTTCCGGCGACATGTACTGAAAGGTGCCGATGATGACGCCGTGGGCCGTGACTGGCTGGGGCGGGCTCGTCAAGGTCGCGATGTCCTCGACCCCTCCGGAGGACGCGGCTGCGGCCAGGGCAGAGGACTTGGCCAATCCGAAGTCGAGCAGCTTGGCGCCACTTTTCGTCAGCATCACATTGCCAGGCTTGAGATCGCGATGTACCAGTCCCTGGCGATGCGCCTTGTCGAGGGCATCGGCGATTTCGATTCCCGTCTTCAGGAGGTGGTCGGTGGCAAGAGGTCCTTTACGCAAGCGGTCGGCGAGCGACTCGCCCTCCAGGTACTCCATGACGAGATAGTCCACGCCGTCCTGCTGGCCGATATCGTGCAGAACGCAGATGTGCGGATGCTGGAGCGAACTGATTGCTTTGGCTTCGCGCTCGAAACGCTGCTTGCGCTCCGGAGAGGAATAAAGGTCCGCAGGCAAAATCTTGATTGCCACGGTGCGGTCCAGACGCGTGTCGCGGGCGCGATACACCTCGCCCATGCCGCCCGCGCCCAGAGGCGCGACGATCTCGTAGGGACCAAGCCTGGTTCCAGCAGAAAGACCCATTCCCTCTCCGTGAGCAGTGGGCGGATTCTACCGTGAATGGCCGCCTCCCCCAAAGGAGCAATTGAAACCCGTGTCCCCGATTCCGCGCCTCCCTGGGAACTGGCCGAGCACGGGACGCAAGGTTCGTGCCTTTTGCCGCAAACGAGAGAACTTCGACAGGGTAAGGGAAATGCGCCTGCTTCAAGCGGGCGGCAATGGCCGCCACCATCCTCGAAGATGGCCAAACGCCATCGTCCTGTGTCCGATTATTTGCGGGATTATGGGCGGCATCGGCGCAGCGATCGCTGCGGCCATCTACAATCTGGCTTCGGGCTGGGTCGGCGGAGTCGAACTGGATATCGGGTAGATGGATGGGGTCGCTGCCAGCGAAGGCAGGCGCGAATGTGCGGCCACGGGTTAGGCGGCAACTTGGTATTCGCTCTGAACCAAGCCGCTGGGATAGTGCCGAGTCGCTAGGTGACGGAGCGGAATGTCGCGCGACAGGGCGCCGAAGAGAGGAATTCCTTCGCCAATCAGCACGGGTACGCGAGTGATCATGAGACGTTGAATGAGCCCGGCGCGAAGGAACCGTTGAATCGTGATCCCACCGTCGACATAGAGGTGGTGGGCGCCCCTAGCAGCGAGTTGCGAAACGACCGCAGCCGGAGGCCCGGCCATCTGCTCGACAACGCCTCCGACGGCCGCGGACAAGTCGACGGGGCGACTACTGAGAACCACTACACGCTTGTCACCATATGGCCAAGCCCCCATGGTCAGAACCTTCTCGAAGGTGTTGCGGCCGATCACGATCGCATCGACGCTTGCCATAAACTCGTCGTAGCCGTGGGGTTCGCCGCCGCCCGGCGGCAGGAAATCGAGATCGCCGTTGGGTCGCGCAATGAAGCCGTCGAGGCTGGTGCCGATAAAGACAGATATCATCATCGTAGACTCCTCACCGTGGCCGCCTAACTTCAATCGGCTACTGCTTTTCGACCACCACCGCCGTGCCGTAGGCCAGCACTTCGGTGACGCCCTGCATGATCTCGGTGGCGTCGTAGCGCGCGCCGATGATGGCGTTGGCGCCCAGT
Proteins encoded in this window:
- a CDS encoding protein kinase produces the protein MGLSAGTRLGPYEIVAPLGAGGMGEVYRARDTRLDRTVAIKILPADLYSSPERKQRFEREAKAISSLQHPHICVLHDIGQQDGVDYLVMEYLEGESLADRLRKGPLATDHLLKTGIEIADALDKAHRQGLVHRDLKPGNVMLTKSGAKLLDFGLAKSSALAAAASSGGVEDIATLTSPPQPVTAHGVIIGTFQYMSPEQVQGKEADARSDIFSLGALLYEAATGKPAFTGKTQLSLISAILERQPEPVTALNAASPAALDYVIRACLAKDPADRFQTAHDVSLQLKWIAGHSSAALEYPGVVRRRKRLAPLAGWMVAAAVLIVLAAAMLLRRAPATRVTRFVLPIPARQGLPVDTGSLAITADGTKVAYVAAESGKSQLYVRPLDQFESISIPDSEGASFPFFSDDGQWIAFFAYGHLRKAAANGTTSPANVVDLTSFFGGAWLPDGTLLLATLNPPLVTVPAQGGIPKPVRVPSNRIDPGSPIMLPGGKWVLFTDDKMTTFSIVALRAATGESRLLIPNALHATYTPGYLMYYSSGSLWAAPFDAKTAQLTGPAVVIAQDVAGRNFFAHYAVSATGTLVYAPGAGITATRNLVWVDRKGAATKIDAPAEDYIDPSVSPDGKHFVVCVRNITEQALAVYDVGRGVMMRMSGNHLRNAAPIWGSDGKTLYFDASGQGAKPGIYRMPADGSAAPVFVREMPSNAHITSIWGDRASLMLNDPTTNTDLWLLSLDGRDLQPFRKTSATERQGSFSPDGKYLAYSSDESGRSEVYVEQASGSGARWQISTNGGEQPRWSRKGNEIFYRNGTKMMSVTVQAAPFSAAKPIELFDANYDRGGAVPGYDVAPDGQHFLMTAPERPNPTEIRVVIGWPEELKQQSSAPARP
- a CDS encoding dihydrofolate reductase family protein; this encodes MMISVFIGTSLDGFIARPNGDLDFLPPGGGEPHGYDEFMASVDAIVIGRNTFEKVLTMGAWPYGDKRVVVLSSRPVDLSAAVGGVVEQMAGPPAAVVSQLAARGAHHLYVDGGITIQRFLRAGLIQRLMITRVPVLIGEGIPLFGALSRDIPLRHLATRHYPSGLVQSEYQVAA